A part of uncultured Fibrobacter sp. genomic DNA contains:
- a CDS encoding NPCBM/NEW2 domain-containing protein, translating to MKNILERLGIGRRHFVVIGITLAVLVVAFLIFNNLTVSYARRWDIDWGYYSILSTFILLVVGVVVNFPVVARGWKSFRPSGKSFCAFAGIALVFSVFMFGNISNTHRVLSDETSWESMGLQMFFDHTGGVCNEGIWENGVLDCKTEVNNFKGKALGFVYSLVFNFMEPNRDTALLVNFPFYLLSLLFFFFALSKWFKNEWAALAATAFLGGMPIYLLQARSASTEVLYIFLLAVLMAWYAFVPANKVNWKHFLLTVPLLGFFAQTRQETVFAFIPFALYYYKYFFEKPHRLPLFVASVIAVSWPSVNTMAAYRGYDFQGGEHAAHSLENFWFNMKTNIEVMMNLEQDPSFGGIMLNPFYTTFTIILLAATAWLLFRLIYSRRYWRGALLGITFCLQIFVILLNVSGTFTIDINQRYVLVALPLFALIMALGLYDALAFSTKMKPDAAGKIILAVATALSVGLMIYHGDSYRHNMLYYKNKLLGEEDYLDKALESYPKNSIFIYARPWQMLASGHSSFSERSFMSWDNETFAKWQQVSGGNIYMVRGQDGYGELNRKSRVVGFKTTDQVDEILKDYKSERVLIEPKLFGYPLAMYKITAKKGVSTYLQNFFVSDMENNAMVVNKRFPETITCTYSLNGELQEELMLSLPSDTLELDSTKIMAGMNRVMFDCVMPDSDTLTLKKEFFVESPNVLLLSDLKMDSFEQAWGQPQKNATVEHRKITIDKEIFRYGIGSHAPSFMKFTLPRSFNKFHATIGLDDESVGGDGASFIVLGDNRELFRSKRMYSTEKQTIAIDITGVRVLELRLDEGDKHDKDFDHGDWANAWLEATR from the coding sequence ATGAAGAATATTCTTGAACGTCTGGGCATTGGCCGCAGGCATTTTGTGGTAATTGGAATTACGCTTGCCGTTTTGGTAGTCGCATTCCTTATTTTCAATAATTTAACCGTTTCGTATGCCCGCCGTTGGGATATTGATTGGGGCTATTACTCCATCCTCTCGACATTCATTTTGCTGGTCGTAGGCGTTGTCGTCAATTTCCCGGTTGTGGCGCGAGGCTGGAAAAGCTTTAGGCCTTCGGGCAAGAGCTTCTGTGCCTTTGCGGGTATTGCGCTCGTGTTCTCGGTGTTCATGTTCGGAAACATCAGTAATACGCACCGTGTGCTTAGTGACGAAACGAGTTGGGAGTCCATGGGTCTCCAGATGTTCTTTGACCATACGGGGGGCGTCTGTAACGAGGGTATTTGGGAAAACGGAGTGCTGGATTGCAAAACCGAAGTGAATAACTTCAAGGGCAAGGCGCTGGGATTTGTTTATTCGTTGGTGTTCAACTTTATGGAACCCAACCGCGATACGGCCCTGTTGGTCAACTTCCCGTTCTACTTGCTTAGCCTGCTGTTCTTCTTCTTTGCGCTTTCCAAGTGGTTCAAGAACGAATGGGCGGCACTTGCGGCGACAGCCTTCTTGGGCGGTATGCCAATTTATTTGTTGCAGGCGCGCTCTGCTTCGACCGAAGTGCTGTATATCTTCTTGCTTGCTGTACTCATGGCGTGGTATGCCTTTGTGCCGGCAAACAAGGTGAACTGGAAGCATTTCTTGCTTACGGTCCCTCTGCTTGGATTCTTTGCCCAGACCCGTCAAGAAACGGTGTTTGCGTTTATTCCGTTTGCCCTTTACTACTACAAGTACTTCTTTGAAAAACCGCATAGGCTTCCGCTGTTTGTGGCTTCGGTGATTGCTGTGAGCTGGCCGTCGGTGAATACTATGGCTGCCTACCGTGGCTACGATTTCCAGGGTGGCGAACATGCGGCGCATTCGCTGGAAAACTTCTGGTTCAACATGAAGACCAATATCGAAGTCATGATGAACCTGGAGCAGGATCCGTCGTTTGGCGGCATCATGCTGAATCCGTTCTATACGACCTTTACCATTATTCTGCTTGCGGCGACGGCTTGGCTCCTGTTCCGCTTGATTTATTCCCGCCGGTACTGGCGCGGTGCCTTGCTTGGAATTACGTTCTGCCTGCAGATTTTCGTGATTCTCCTGAACGTGTCGGGTACGTTTACGATCGATATTAACCAGCGCTATGTGCTGGTGGCGCTTCCGTTGTTTGCGTTGATTATGGCTCTTGGCCTTTATGATGCTCTTGCTTTCTCGACCAAGATGAAACCCGATGCCGCCGGCAAGATTATTCTGGCTGTCGCGACGGCCCTCTCGGTTGGCCTCATGATTTACCATGGCGATAGCTACCGCCACAACATGCTCTATTACAAGAACAAGTTGCTGGGCGAAGAAGACTATTTGGATAAGGCGCTTGAAAGCTATCCGAAGAATTCCATCTTCATTTACGCACGCCCCTGGCAGATGCTTGCTTCGGGACACAGCTCGTTCAGTGAACGCTCCTTTATGAGCTGGGATAACGAAACTTTCGCCAAATGGCAGCAGGTTTCGGGCGGAAACATTTACATGGTGCGCGGTCAGGATGGTTATGGCGAACTCAACCGCAAGTCTCGCGTGGTTGGCTTCAAGACGACTGACCAGGTGGACGAAATCTTGAAAGATTACAAGAGTGAACGCGTGTTGATTGAACCCAAGTTGTTCGGTTATCCGCTCGCAATGTACAAGATTACCGCAAAGAAGGGTGTGTCGACCTACTTGCAGAATTTCTTTGTGAGCGACATGGAAAATAACGCCATGGTTGTGAACAAGCGGTTCCCCGAAACCATCACTTGCACTTATTCCTTGAATGGCGAACTGCAAGAAGAATTGATGCTGTCGCTCCCGTCTGATACGTTGGAACTGGATTCGACCAAGATTATGGCGGGTATGAATCGTGTGATGTTCGATTGTGTAATGCCGGATTCCGATACGCTTACGCTCAAGAAGGAATTCTTTGTGGAGTCTCCCAATGTGTTGTTGCTGTCGGATCTCAAGATGGATAGCTTCGAACAGGCATGGGGACAACCGCAAAAGAATGCGACGGTGGAACACCGTAAGATTACGATTGACAAGGAAATATTCCGTTACGGTATCGGTTCCCATGCGCCGTCGTTCATGAAGTTTACGCTCCCTCGTTCGTTCAACAAGTTCCATGCGACTATTGGCCTTGACGACGAAAGTGTCGGCGGCGATGGCGCCTCGTTTATTGTGCTGGGTGACAACCGCGAACTTTTCCGCAGCAAGCGCATGTATTCGACAGAAAAGCAGACGATTGCGATTGATATTACGGGCGTTCGCGTGCTTGAACTCCGTTTGGACGAAGGCGACAAGCATGACAAGGACTTTGACCACGGTGATTGGGCGAATGCCTGGCTGGAGGCAACTCGTTGA
- a CDS encoding EAL domain-containing protein codes for MMDSVVKAKIDSLYEAFSVLANGAYTYVTDMRTDWTRWSKEAVHYFGLPDEYMQGVAYTWMEKIHPDDRAAYKENIDKVMSGQTNEHNLQYRVLTKDGRYIVCTCRGVLLRDEHGNPDYFGGMIKNNDTLSYFDDVSNMRSLYGFLEDLQSTSWRGESLQVMILGINDFSRLNEIYGYTFGNRVIQDFSKMIKVEAHGLGNWYRMDGTKFAIVCKNATPEDLQNLYKRIQYNSLHEFNVDGSRVVLSFVAGAINLDKFDVSVETVYSCLRFAYYESKNNHLGELYILKNDVNDDKRFAIERINVIRNSIVNGCEGFYLCYQPIVDADSEKIVGAEALIRWKNEEYGVVPPVEFVDVLEQDNLFPELGKWILKTAIKDAKEFLDSYPSFVINVNLSYTQLEKPDFVESVLYILEQENFPPQNLCLEITERCRLLDMALLKDIFTRLRNKGIKVALDDFGTGFSSIGVLRELPVTTVKIDRSFVMNIEQDSSDQKTVRFISELADSFSSSVTAEGIETPEMREFLLRFKIKSLQGFYYSKPLPVNEFMDKYIES; via the coding sequence ATGATGGATAGCGTTGTCAAAGCTAAAATTGATTCCTTGTACGAGGCTTTTTCTGTACTTGCAAATGGTGCATACACCTATGTCACCGATATGAGGACGGATTGGACCCGCTGGTCTAAAGAGGCCGTTCACTATTTTGGCTTACCTGACGAATATATGCAGGGGGTAGCTTATACTTGGATGGAAAAAATCCACCCGGATGATCGCGCCGCCTATAAAGAAAATATTGACAAGGTCATGTCCGGCCAGACGAATGAACATAATCTTCAGTATCGTGTGCTGACAAAAGATGGCCGCTACATTGTTTGCACCTGTAGAGGTGTTTTGCTCCGTGACGAACATGGAAACCCGGACTATTTCGGCGGGATGATCAAGAACAATGACACCCTGAGCTATTTTGACGATGTTTCCAACATGAGAAGCCTTTACGGTTTTTTGGAAGACCTGCAGTCGACGAGTTGGCGTGGTGAAAGCCTGCAGGTGATGATTTTGGGCATTAATGATTTTTCTCGTCTGAATGAAATTTACGGCTACACGTTCGGAAACCGCGTGATTCAGGATTTTTCAAAGATGATCAAGGTCGAGGCCCATGGCCTGGGTAATTGGTACCGAATGGATGGAACCAAGTTCGCCATCGTGTGCAAGAACGCCACTCCCGAAGATCTTCAGAATTTGTACAAACGAATCCAGTACAATTCCTTGCATGAATTTAATGTGGATGGCTCCCGCGTGGTTCTTTCGTTTGTCGCTGGCGCAATCAATTTGGATAAATTTGATGTCAGCGTAGAAACTGTTTATTCTTGCCTGCGCTTTGCCTATTATGAATCCAAGAATAATCACTTGGGCGAACTGTACATTCTTAAGAACGATGTGAACGATGACAAACGCTTTGCCATCGAGCGAATCAATGTGATTCGCAACAGCATCGTGAATGGGTGCGAAGGTTTCTACTTGTGCTACCAGCCGATTGTGGATGCCGACAGCGAAAAGATTGTTGGTGCCGAAGCGCTAATTCGTTGGAAAAACGAAGAGTACGGTGTTGTACCCCCGGTAGAATTTGTTGATGTTTTGGAACAAGATAATTTGTTCCCGGAACTGGGTAAGTGGATCTTGAAAACCGCCATTAAGGATGCTAAGGAGTTCCTTGATTCTTACCCGAGTTTTGTCATCAATGTGAACCTTTCGTACACGCAGCTTGAAAAGCCTGACTTTGTCGAAAGTGTGCTTTATATTCTAGAACAGGAAAATTTCCCGCCGCAGAATCTGTGCTTGGAAATCACGGAACGTTGCCGCCTTTTGGATATGGCTCTTCTCAAGGACATTTTCACGAGATTGCGTAACAAGGGAATCAAGGTGGCGCTTGATGATTTCGGTACCGGTTTCAGTTCTATTGGCGTGTTGCGTGAACTGCCGGTGACTACGGTGAAAATCGACCGCAGCTTCGTCATGAATATCGAACAGGATTCTTCTGATCAGAAAACAGTGCGCTTTATTTCGGAACTGGCAGACTCCTTCTCGTCTTCGGTGACGGCTGAAGGTATCGAAACGCCTGAAATGCGTGAATTCCTGCTGCGATTCAAGATTAAGAGCCTGCAGGGCTTCTATTATTCGAAACCGCTGCCGGTTAACGAATTCATGGATAAGTATATCGAATCTTAA
- a CDS encoding diguanylate cyclase: MKQFQFDYHSITTLKRDLDKISLWCKSRVFSHVVFQIYSNSMDRGQIDLVCDVISQNFPDSIYMGCSTGGNIIDGRISNAEISVVCTIFEYPTTQLKLLQYTMDADNAVDVVGSIKEEIKANPWVKAVELQLTTLGVSMTPFCDAFKDVDPSIAIFGGGAINPNLTSTETCIFSNVGGYSGKGVLVLLMGGEDFFVHTTHVIGWKPLGREFVVTKARGPVLYELNGEPAYEIYHRYLNIQNDEHFIYNTLEFPLFYKRNGIDIMRAPVACNEDGSVVMSSDIEEGVKVRLAYGDPWTILESVRNDGRNVGVFSPEIIKAFSCVVRRIFWGKEEISSETLPLQSIASTSGFYSSSEFLRTGCCVNQHNATLVIAGMREGKGGERYDFEMPEEAFSGKVSMINRLATFIDVTAQEQAETYAKLQLTSITDSLAEVFNRGEIQRRITQCVTSGRPGCLVMFDIDDFKQINDTWGHKEGDNVIQEFSRLLRRVADEIGVSGVDAAGFNMTDFEDMCAMEYELHGGDSLQPVPVILNVKSPIGRWGGEEFMVLLQDSSLKTAIDFADRVRVAFNDITFEKAGRRSVSAGVTELRRGESADTAFVRVDKALYKAKNNGKNCIVVSEGENDG; this comes from the coding sequence ATGAAACAATTCCAGTTCGATTACCACAGTATCACTACGTTAAAACGCGACCTTGACAAGATTAGTCTCTGGTGTAAATCACGAGTGTTTTCTCATGTGGTATTCCAGATTTATTCGAACTCCATGGATCGTGGGCAGATAGACCTGGTTTGTGACGTTATTTCGCAGAATTTTCCGGATTCCATTTACATGGGCTGCTCGACAGGTGGCAATATCATCGATGGGCGAATTTCCAATGCCGAAATTTCTGTTGTCTGTACGATTTTTGAATACCCTACGACTCAGCTAAAATTGTTGCAGTATACGATGGATGCGGACAATGCCGTTGATGTGGTTGGCAGTATTAAAGAAGAAATCAAGGCGAATCCTTGGGTGAAGGCGGTTGAACTGCAGCTGACGACTCTTGGTGTTTCTATGACACCGTTTTGCGATGCGTTCAAGGATGTGGACCCCTCGATTGCGATTTTTGGCGGTGGTGCCATTAATCCGAACTTGACAAGTACGGAAACATGCATTTTTTCGAATGTGGGCGGATATTCAGGAAAGGGTGTCCTAGTGCTTTTGATGGGGGGTGAAGACTTCTTTGTCCATACCACCCATGTGATTGGCTGGAAACCCCTTGGCCGTGAATTTGTAGTGACAAAAGCAAGGGGACCGGTGCTGTATGAACTGAATGGCGAGCCTGCTTATGAAATCTATCACCGCTATTTGAATATCCAGAATGACGAACACTTCATTTACAACACGCTGGAATTCCCGTTGTTCTACAAGCGCAATGGAATTGACATCATGCGTGCTCCGGTAGCCTGTAACGAAGATGGTTCCGTAGTCATGTCTTCGGATATCGAAGAAGGCGTGAAAGTGCGACTTGCTTATGGCGACCCGTGGACTATTCTTGAAAGTGTCCGAAATGACGGACGTAATGTAGGGGTGTTTAGCCCTGAAATAATCAAGGCGTTTTCTTGTGTGGTTCGTCGAATCTTTTGGGGTAAAGAAGAAATCAGTAGTGAAACGCTCCCGCTGCAGAGCATTGCGTCTACTTCGGGTTTTTATTCCTCTAGCGAATTCTTGCGCACGGGCTGTTGCGTGAACCAGCACAATGCGACCCTTGTGATTGCTGGAATGCGCGAAGGCAAGGGCGGGGAACGTTATGACTTTGAAATGCCCGAGGAGGCGTTCTCGGGCAAGGTTTCCATGATTAACCGTCTGGCTACTTTTATCGATGTGACGGCACAGGAGCAAGCCGAAACTTACGCAAAACTGCAGTTGACCTCTATTACGGATTCCTTGGCGGAGGTGTTTAACCGTGGCGAAATTCAACGCCGAATTACCCAGTGCGTGACGTCAGGGCGGCCAGGCTGCCTTGTAATGTTCGATATCGATGACTTCAAACAAATTAATGATACCTGGGGCCACAAGGAAGGTGATAATGTCATTCAAGAATTTAGCCGTCTTTTAAGAAGGGTTGCCGATGAAATCGGAGTATCCGGGGTCGATGCGGCTGGCTTTAATATGACTGATTTTGAAGACATGTGTGCAATGGAATACGAACTTCATGGTGGAGACTCTTTACAGCCTGTTCCTGTGATTCTGAATGTAAAATCTCCCATAGGCCGTTGGGGTGGCGAAGAATTCATGGTGCTTTTGCAGGATTCCTCGTTAAAAACGGCTATAGATTTTGCTGATAGGGTGCGTGTCGCGTTCAATGATATTACATTTGAAAAAGCTGGACGTCGTTCCGTGAGTGCCGGTGTAACCGAACTTCGGAGGGGCGAAAGTGCTGATACTGCATTCGTTCGTGTCGACAAGGCTCTTTACAAAGCCAAGAATAACGGCAAGAACTGCATTGTGGTATCAGAAGGAGAAAATGATGGATAG
- a CDS encoding HAD family hydrolase, protein MKLLFTDLDGTLLTDDKQILDVDMMAIEGMLERGHKLVLCTGRPLTSAKQLAQKYGFDKPGFFLVSFNGGLIYDYATEQSILTRYIPVESVKFIMDAAHKAGMHAHTYSGDLVVSEYETEQLKTYCRLMKMDFVVVKDIREYYGEFINVVVKPPIKVNIITPFDHDSLLDFRAEMRKTTAGKLFDVFSKPEMLEFSHMQSNKGDAVRFMADYYKVPLSDTIAVGDEENDCPMIEAAGVGIAMANASDVAKSVADYVTKADNNHGGIAEIIEKFAV, encoded by the coding sequence ATGAAGTTGCTCTTTACAGACCTTGACGGCACGCTCCTGACCGACGACAAGCAGATTCTCGACGTGGACATGATGGCCATCGAGGGAATGCTTGAACGCGGGCACAAGCTGGTGCTCTGCACCGGGCGTCCGCTGACCAGCGCAAAGCAGCTGGCGCAAAAGTACGGCTTCGACAAGCCGGGCTTTTTCTTGGTGAGTTTCAACGGCGGGCTTATTTACGATTACGCCACCGAACAGTCCATTCTGACGCGTTACATTCCGGTAGAATCGGTCAAATTCATTATGGATGCGGCCCACAAGGCGGGCATGCACGCGCACACGTACTCGGGCGACCTGGTAGTTTCGGAATACGAGACTGAACAACTCAAGACGTATTGCCGGCTGATGAAGATGGACTTCGTGGTTGTCAAGGATATTCGCGAGTATTATGGCGAATTCATCAACGTGGTGGTAAAGCCGCCTATCAAGGTGAATATCATTACGCCGTTCGATCACGATAGCCTGCTCGATTTTCGCGCCGAAATGCGCAAGACTACGGCGGGCAAGCTCTTTGATGTGTTCAGCAAGCCCGAAATGCTGGAATTTTCGCACATGCAGTCCAACAAGGGCGATGCGGTGCGATTCATGGCCGATTATTACAAGGTCCCGCTCTCGGATACCATTGCCGTGGGCGACGAAGAAAACGATTGCCCCATGATTGAGGCTGCAGGTGTTGGAATTGCCATGGCGAATGCCTCTGATGTGGCAAAATCTGTGGCCGATTACGTCACGAAAGCAGACAATAATCACGGCGGAATTGCCGAAATTATTGAGAAATTCGCGGTTTAA
- a CDS encoding bifunctional oligoribonuclease/PAP phosphatase NrnA yields the protein MKIDDFLSEASSVAIFGHVRPDGDCVGSTTGIYNYIKDNFPSISVDLFLENFPDSYKILRGASDARSTWTAECNGGKPYDLAFLMDTPSFERVGASGAECIKSAKKTVNIDHHISNPLNLCTLNLVEPEASSASEVLYVNLNKAKISRETASSLYLGIVHDTGAFKFSCTGKRTMQVVGDLIEKGIDFAKIVNETYYTRTYKQTLITGYAMQQCKLGLGGKVVYSYITPEDMERFGVTPVELSTVIDTIREVSGTEVALLLYPVNGKYKISLRSNYIVDVNAIAKEFGGGGHTRAAGGDTSDAPEVAIEKILKLIEKQL from the coding sequence ATGAAGATCGATGATTTTTTAAGCGAAGCAAGTTCCGTAGCCATTTTCGGGCATGTACGCCCGGACGGCGACTGCGTAGGTTCGACCACGGGCATTTACAACTACATCAAGGACAACTTTCCCAGCATTAGCGTGGACTTGTTCCTTGAAAACTTTCCCGACAGCTACAAGATTCTGCGCGGGGCAAGCGATGCCCGCTCCACATGGACAGCCGAATGCAACGGTGGCAAGCCCTACGATTTAGCATTCTTGATGGACACGCCGAGCTTTGAACGCGTGGGCGCGAGCGGCGCCGAATGCATCAAGTCCGCCAAGAAGACAGTCAACATCGACCACCATATTAGCAACCCGTTGAACCTTTGCACCCTGAACCTGGTAGAGCCCGAAGCAAGTTCTGCAAGCGAGGTTCTATACGTAAACCTCAACAAGGCCAAAATCAGCCGCGAAACCGCCAGTTCCCTGTACCTGGGAATCGTGCATGACACAGGCGCCTTCAAGTTCAGTTGCACCGGCAAGCGTACCATGCAAGTCGTGGGCGACTTGATTGAAAAGGGTATTGATTTCGCGAAAATCGTGAACGAAACCTACTACACCCGCACCTACAAGCAGACGCTGATTACAGGCTATGCCATGCAGCAATGCAAACTCGGCTTGGGCGGTAAAGTCGTTTACAGCTACATCACGCCCGAAGACATGGAACGTTTCGGTGTCACGCCCGTGGAACTTTCCACCGTCATTGACACCATCCGCGAAGTCAGCGGCACCGAAGTGGCCTTACTCCTGTACCCCGTGAACGGCAAGTACAAGATTAGCCTGCGCAGCAACTACATTGTAGATGTGAACGCCATTGCCAAGGAATTTGGCGGAGGCGGCCACACCCGTGCCGCTGGCGGCGATACCAGCGACGCCCCCGAAGTTGCTATCGAGAAGATTCTGAAACTGATTGAAAAACAGCTATAG
- a CDS encoding LysE family translocator, which yields MLEFFIAALVVAVAPGPDNLFVLAQSATHGAKAGFCLICGLCTGVVVHTCLLVAGVSALIAASPKAFFVMQCLGAAYLLYLAYKSFRVRVGTVKLNENGENLPLRKLYLRGVIMNLTNPKVILFLLSFIPPAVKMERPLNPTLQMVIFGAEFILATFIVFGSVALLAGTVKKFLLNSPKANRNLNWFSGAVFVLLAVALFLV from the coding sequence ATGCTTGAATTTTTCATTGCTGCGCTAGTGGTGGCGGTCGCTCCCGGCCCCGACAACCTGTTTGTGCTTGCGCAGAGTGCAACTCATGGCGCCAAGGCGGGCTTTTGCTTGATTTGTGGGCTTTGCACGGGTGTTGTCGTGCATACTTGTCTTTTGGTGGCTGGTGTTTCGGCGTTAATTGCCGCAAGTCCGAAGGCTTTCTTTGTAATGCAGTGCCTAGGGGCGGCTTACCTGCTTTATTTGGCGTACAAGAGCTTTCGGGTGCGTGTTGGAACCGTTAAATTAAATGAAAATGGCGAAAACTTGCCGCTTCGCAAGCTTTACCTGCGCGGCGTTATCATGAACCTGACGAATCCGAAGGTGATACTCTTTTTGCTTTCGTTCATTCCGCCGGCAGTCAAGATGGAGCGCCCGTTGAACCCGACACTTCAAATGGTGATTTTCGGAGCCGAATTTATTTTGGCGACATTTATTGTGTTCGGCTCGGTAGCGCTTTTGGCCGGGACTGTCAAAAAGTTCTTGCTGAATAGCCCGAAGGCAAACCGCAACCTCAACTGGTTCAGCGGGGCAGTGTTCGTACTTCTCGCAGTCGCGTTGTTTTTAGTCTAA
- the mraY gene encoding phospho-N-acetylmuramoyl-pentapeptide-transferase encodes MLCQWLYHLTSIDLFDGRLFRAGTAAMLSIILVMCLMPVYIRKLQSLDATSDFDKDGKSKSPPIMGGLLLVIVVEIVSLLVCKMNGYTISTLIVLAAFSAVGAIDDIAKVKAKRLIKLGKLKAADYMDKADGISSSLRLFLYFLFSLVVAIFCYKFIPELKGDLTIPFCPISVFQIHLPNWIFVGFMTFVIAASANGTNFTDGLDSLVSVPILSSMIFVGLVAYVSGNFIFSQYLSVPYLPGCDELFPLAMSIAGALLAYLWFNSPPAEIYMGDAGSVGFGAAIGIMFILVQAGLFLPIVCIIIIAEACSVLLQISWFKFTKKTTGEGKRIFLCAPLHHHYQKKWEGRFPSKPLMNSKIVWRMHLISIFALIVSMVIFFGIR; translated from the coding sequence ATGCTTTGTCAGTGGCTTTATCATTTAACCAGCATTGATCTTTTCGACGGCCGTCTGTTCCGTGCAGGTACAGCCGCCATGCTTTCCATCATTTTAGTCATGTGCCTTATGCCTGTCTATATCCGCAAGCTCCAGAGCCTTGACGCAACCAGTGACTTCGATAAAGACGGAAAATCCAAGTCTCCCCCGATCATGGGCGGCCTCCTCCTGGTAATTGTTGTTGAAATCGTGTCGCTCCTGGTGTGCAAGATGAACGGCTACACCATTTCGACCCTGATCGTGCTAGCCGCATTCTCTGCCGTAGGCGCCATTGACGACATCGCGAAAGTCAAGGCCAAGCGCCTGATTAAGCTCGGTAAGCTCAAGGCCGCCGACTACATGGACAAGGCCGATGGTATTTCCAGCAGTCTTCGTCTGTTCCTCTATTTCTTGTTTAGCCTGGTCGTTGCCATTTTCTGCTATAAGTTCATTCCCGAACTCAAGGGCGACCTAACTATCCCCTTCTGCCCCATTAGCGTTTTCCAGATTCACCTGCCCAACTGGATTTTCGTGGGCTTTATGACCTTTGTGATTGCCGCCTCGGCTAACGGTACGAACTTTACTGACGGTCTCGACAGCCTTGTTTCTGTACCCATTCTTTCGAGCATGATTTTCGTAGGCCTCGTGGCTTACGTAAGCGGCAACTTTATCTTTAGCCAGTACCTGAGCGTTCCTTACCTGCCGGGCTGCGACGAACTTTTCCCGCTCGCCATGTCCATTGCAGGCGCACTCCTCGCCTACTTGTGGTTCAACAGCCCTCCGGCCGAAATCTACATGGGCGACGCCGGTTCCGTGGGCTTTGGTGCAGCCATTGGCATCATGTTCATTCTGGTGCAGGCAGGGCTCTTCCTCCCCATCGTTTGCATTATCATCATCGCCGAAGCTTGCTCCGTATTGCTCCAGATTAGCTGGTTCAAGTTCACCAAGAAGACCACCGGCGAAGGCAAGCGCATCTTCCTTTGCGCACCGCTCCACCACCACTACCAAAAGAAGTGGGAAGGACGCTTCCCGAGCAAGCCCCTGATGAATTCGAAGATCGTGTGGCGCATGCACCTCATCAGCATCTTCGCCCTCATCGTGAGTATGGTGATTTTCTTCGGTATCCGCTAA
- a CDS encoding type II secretion system protein encodes MKKQGFTLIELMVVIVIMGILAAVAVPKLFGMIAKAKVAEIPPAAMTYIKLQDVYAHEHHAVGGWTTIGYFGPGTEIKGFSDAQVATSTAHFTYWSVIDPNGKWDNVGRSETRAWVATSKTALNDCPSEHQWGVQAWIDSKDNRLGIETWLDDEEHCLPLAATFLYLGNGKIFIPGGPS; translated from the coding sequence ATGAAAAAACAGGGTTTTACCCTTATTGAGCTGATGGTTGTCATTGTGATTATGGGCATTTTGGCAGCCGTTGCAGTTCCCAAGTTGTTTGGCATGATTGCCAAGGCAAAGGTCGCTGAAATTCCTCCAGCGGCAATGACCTATATCAAACTACAAGATGTTTATGCTCATGAACACCATGCCGTAGGCGGGTGGACCACGATTGGTTATTTTGGTCCCGGTACCGAAATAAAAGGCTTTAGTGACGCTCAAGTAGCCACGAGCACAGCTCACTTCACCTACTGGAGTGTAATTGACCCTAACGGAAAGTGGGATAATGTCGGAAGAAGCGAGACAAGAGCGTGGGTCGCCACCTCAAAAACGGCTTTGAACGATTGTCCTTCAGAACACCAATGGGGCGTGCAGGCCTGGATTGACAGTAAAGACAACCGCCTTGGCATTGAAACATGGCTCGATGACGAGGAACACTGCTTACCTTTGGCAGCAACATTCCTGTATCTCGGCAACGGCAAAATTTTTATTCCTGGTGGACCTAGTTAA